Proteins encoded in a region of the Triticum dicoccoides isolate Atlit2015 ecotype Zavitan chromosome 3A, WEW_v2.0, whole genome shotgun sequence genome:
- the LOC119268586 gene encoding WRKY transcription factor 71-like, translated as MSGEFQFHDELASLFMQRPGPGMQQQEQQASWLADYLQTPMDYDLLCRALELPAAEDVVKRELVVDTTPSGGALTPSAGGGTPNATSSMSSSSSEAGGGLCAGEGDSAGRCKKEDGDGKDGKGGDEGDKSKKGSAAVAAKGGKAAKGEKRPRQPRFAFMTKSEVDHLEDGYRWRKYGQKAVKNSPYPRSYYRCTTQKCVVKKRVERSFQDPAVVITTYEGKHTHPIPSALRGSTHLLAAQAAHLHHQHHGHLGMMPQMGMGGRAGSPFGRSSGVDVLGGLLQPRAHHSMTRPMIGSGAGHQASTQGLAGSISSVASPTASSPPSLQMQHFMAPDFGLLQDMLPSFIHGAGGNNNNQPSSPYGKLH; from the exons ATGTCGGGCGAGTTCCAGTTCCACGACGAGCTCGCGTCGCTCTTCATGCAGCGGCCGGGGCCGGGGATGCAGCAGCAAGAGCAGCAGGCCTCCTGGCTCGCCGACTACCTGCAGACGCCCATGGACTACGATCTGCTGTGCAGGGCGCTGGAGCTGCCAGCCGCGGAGGACGTCGTCAAGAGGGAGCTGGTGGTGGACACCACGCCCAGCGGCGGCGCCCTCACCCCCAGCGCCGGCGGGGGGACGCCCAACGCCACGTCGTCCATGTCGTCctcgtcgagcgaggccggcggagGCCTCTGCGCCGGAGAGGGGGACTCGGCTGGGAGGTGCAAGAAGGAGGACGGCGAcgggaaggacggcaaggggggaGATGAGGGTGACAAGAGCAAGAAAGG GTCTGCGGCGGTGGCGGCCAAGGGCGGCAAGGCGGCCAAGGGCGAGAAGCGGCCGCGGCAGCCGCGGTTCGCCTTCATGACCAAGAGCGAGGTCGACCACCTCGAGGACGGCTACCGCTGGCGCAAGTACGGCCAGAAGGCCGTCAAGAACAGCCCATATCCCAG GAGCTACTACCGGTGCACGACGCAGAAGTGTGTGGTGAAGAAGAGGGTGGAGCGGTCGTTCCAGGACCCGGCTGTGGTGATCACCACGTACGAGGGCAAGCACACGCACCCCATCCCCTCCGCGCTCCGCGGCAGCACCCACCTCCTCGCCGCGCAGGCCGCGCACCTGCATCACCAGCACCACGGCCACCTCGGCATGATGCCGCAGATGGGCATGGGCGGCCGCGCCGGATCGCCGTTCGGCCGGAGCAGCGGCGTCGACGTGCTGGGCGGCCTCCTGCAGCCGCGCGCCCACCACAGCATGACGCGGCCGATGATCGGCTCCGGTGCGGGCCACCAAGCGTCGACCCAGGGTCTGGCCGGCTCAATCAGCAGCGTGGCGAGCCCCACCGCCTCGTCTCCTCCGTCGCTCCAGATGCAGCACTTCATGGCGCCGGACTTCGGGCTCCTGCAGGACATGCTGCCGTCCTTCATCCACGGCGCCGgcggcaacaacaacaaccagCCGTCATCACCGTATGGGAAGCTTCATTAG